A single window of Candidatus Aminicenantes bacterium DNA harbors:
- a CDS encoding heterodisulfide reductase-related iron-sulfur binding cluster, with translation MLSTPEKIIFLLVIAATLAAFGAPILRRYRIVRAGRPENRFDRIAGRIGRALGKILLQRCTLKDERLFTGLMHVLIFYGALTFDTMTVNHALEGFFDGFFLFGASRLGLLFSFAVDLFGILVLVGVAYFIVRRFLIRPPAYATTRGDSAVIYASLILVTLTYFYFEAFTLAAQPDAVRWSFLGIRLARGIASSGLSTAAIAAQVKVGWWAHILTVFGFIAYVPHSKYLHMFTGPLNLVFGKPEAGRSLEPLDLENSEVFGLEKAADWTWKDNLDALACMECGRCQDACPAFASGKPLSPKMIILNQEKHLLAHAAALRSGKREALPPLVPEVHSEGEIWTCTTCGACMHVCPVEIEHIPKIVGARRSRVLMESAFPAELNGFFRNLETNGNPWGIGFAKRGDWAAVLGVPTAAEHPGAEYLFWVGCAGSYDEKGTAIAASLARLLKKAGIDFSILGAEEKCCGDSARRLGQEYLFQTLAQENLAVLAARGVRKIITACPHGYNALKNEYPKLIDRMSDLSAEAKERLRGLTVVHHADFLRRLVEEGRLTPRPAAGTSAWTYHDPCYLGRHNGVIEEPRALLGRLAGGTLRELENNKEHSFCCGAGGGLMWTEETLGRRISHLRADEIARSGAGTVATACPFCQTMLGDALKEQNREGIEVKDIAQLLDEATS, from the coding sequence ATGCTCTCGACGCCCGAAAAGATCATCTTCCTTTTGGTCATCGCCGCTACCCTCGCAGCCTTCGGGGCCCCGATCCTGCGCCGGTACCGGATCGTCCGGGCCGGGCGGCCCGAGAACCGCTTCGACCGGATCGCCGGCCGGATCGGGCGGGCCCTGGGCAAGATCCTTCTCCAGCGCTGCACGCTCAAAGACGAGCGGCTCTTCACCGGCCTGATGCATGTCCTCATCTTCTATGGTGCCCTGACCTTCGACACCATGACCGTCAACCATGCCTTGGAGGGCTTCTTCGACGGCTTCTTTCTCTTCGGCGCCTCCCGCCTCGGGCTGCTGTTCTCGTTCGCCGTCGACCTCTTCGGCATCCTGGTTCTCGTCGGCGTCGCCTATTTCATCGTCCGGCGCTTTCTCATCCGGCCGCCCGCTTATGCCACGACCCGGGGCGACTCGGCCGTCATCTACGCTTCTTTGATCCTGGTCACATTGACCTACTTCTATTTCGAGGCCTTCACCCTGGCCGCCCAGCCTGACGCCGTCCGCTGGTCCTTTCTGGGCATCCGGCTGGCCCGCGGCATCGCCTCGTCGGGCCTGAGTACCGCGGCGATCGCGGCCCAAGTCAAGGTCGGCTGGTGGGCCCACATTCTGACCGTCTTCGGGTTCATCGCCTATGTCCCCCATTCCAAGTACTTGCACATGTTCACGGGCCCGCTCAACCTCGTCTTCGGCAAGCCGGAGGCCGGCCGCTCGCTCGAGCCGCTGGATCTAGAGAACAGCGAGGTTTTCGGCTTGGAGAAGGCCGCCGACTGGACTTGGAAGGACAATCTGGACGCCCTGGCCTGCATGGAGTGCGGCCGCTGCCAGGACGCCTGCCCGGCCTTTGCCAGCGGCAAGCCGCTGTCGCCGAAGATGATCATCCTCAACCAGGAAAAGCACCTGCTGGCCCATGCCGCGGCCCTGCGATCCGGGAAGCGCGAGGCGCTCCCGCCGCTCGTGCCAGAGGTCCATTCGGAAGGCGAGATCTGGACCTGCACGACCTGCGGCGCCTGCATGCACGTCTGCCCGGTCGAGATCGAGCATATCCCGAAGATCGTCGGCGCGAGACGGAGCCGGGTCCTCATGGAGAGCGCCTTCCCGGCCGAGCTGAACGGATTCTTCCGCAACCTGGAGACCAACGGCAACCCCTGGGGCATCGGCTTCGCCAAGCGGGGCGATTGGGCGGCGGTCCTGGGCGTCCCGACGGCCGCCGAGCATCCCGGGGCCGAATATCTCTTCTGGGTGGGCTGCGCCGGCTCCTACGACGAGAAGGGTACGGCCATCGCCGCGTCCCTGGCCCGGCTGTTGAAAAAAGCGGGCATCGACTTCTCGATCCTGGGCGCCGAAGAAAAGTGCTGCGGCGATTCGGCTCGTCGGCTGGGCCAGGAATATCTGTTCCAAACGCTGGCCCAGGAGAATTTGGCCGTCCTGGCCGCCCGCGGAGTCCGCAAGATCATCACCGCCTGCCCGCACGGCTATAACGCTTTGAAAAATGAATACCCCAAGCTGATCGACCGGATGTCCGACCTGTCGGCCGAGGCCAAGGAGCGGCTGCGGGGACTGACCGTCGTCCATCATGCCGATTTCCTACGACGGCTGGTGGAGGAAGGCCGTCTCACGCCCCGGCCGGCCGCGGGGACTTCCGCCTGGACTTACCACGATCCCTGCTACCTGGGCCGGCACAACGGGGTTATCGAGGAGCCCCGGGCCCTTCTCGGCCGGCTGGCCGGGGGAACGCTCCGCGAGCTGGAAAATAACAAAGAACATAGCTTTTGCTGCGGCGCCGGGGGAGGGCTGATGTGGACCGAGGAGACTCTCGGCCGCCGGATCAGCCACTTGCGGGCCGATGAGATCGCCCGATCCGGCGCCGGGACGGTCGCCACGGCCTGTCCGTTCTGCCAAACCATGCTGGGAGACGCCCTGAAGGAGCAGAACCGCGAAGGGATCGAGGTCAAGGACATCGCCCAGCTTCTGGACGAAGCGACGAGCTAG
- a CDS encoding carboxypeptidase-like regulatory domain-containing protein, with protein MFCPLCPEPFLTGEVDNWTIWRIFPPERILKTLRRSSRRLFLLSCFAAILFLAPSPASAASGKIWGRVLDARNRPLPKAFVSLLPGTGGSGSETISDKNGYFGFMSIAPGLYSARAWKDGAGAAEKRGLMVTDASDIDIEFVLAPDARGALESAAAKAVDFSAVGAQTTITADQIDLLPSGNSLGSLLENQDLSATTNRIDVGGLWATMPFVYGARGGVSWTQNVVLLNGMDVSDPYEGGRALWLPDVFSLASIGHDNAILPVQATTPGGQLSLTPRAGTAEFHAAFRAFYTDKSLSADNITPALQSENLFETNTFSRASEYDFQLSGPLSSRGATFFTAWSERSIGRNAAGFSPEDRSSLLSGLFTAAIPAAGNVLKFVWVGQSAAYDSYGSDRDVAWEATSRRKVLSGILQAIYETRPEGLHHSRLGLSWAVSKTTDGLQAEAGGQPWLDIFTRAAGRAPASLQDGLRQKLVLSYEGASLFPGLGDTDHRVEYGAQIRSSSASLTTTVPRNTVLRYYGPRAAEVAVSSGPFDSRLSSLEANVFLQDAITLSGLITLRIGLNASVLSAGNRTASVHWMSVSPRAELTIPLSLRKTSTFKIALARYDLQLPLNTLLWGDPGAPGALVYAWTDPNGDGLYQESERGALLRREGPAYSSIDPDLLRPRLDEFALTFVQNFDKGWRFTLSGFLRRTNRLLETINTGVTAGDYSSLTISDFGDNRIPGDADDLTFTVFDRRTSALGQDFFVLTNPDLQTRTSTYRGLDLTLIKAWDERFLFYLSMTAMEIVGTTDPGNTELENDDGMIGSLYDDPNAAINARGRMRFDRAYTIRLGFSAPLPFGTRIGLVAKYYDGQPFARKIIVEGLSQGLLYVQAHPRGVARYEFNMTVDLRLEKSVIVGRNGVLRFLVDAFNLFNQSLATEENEWTSPSFPLRFASEIQSPRVIRAGIQFSF; from the coding sequence GTGTTTTGCCCCCTATGCCCGGAGCCCTTCTTGACAGGTGAGGTCGACAATTGGACAATATGGCGAATTTTTCCTCCGGAGAGAATTCTGAAGACACTTCGCCGCTCCTCTCGTCGCTTGTTCCTGCTCTCTTGTTTTGCGGCCATCCTTTTTCTGGCGCCTTCGCCCGCTTCCGCAGCCTCAGGAAAGATCTGGGGTCGCGTCCTGGACGCCCGAAACCGTCCTCTCCCGAAGGCTTTCGTTTCGTTGTTGCCGGGCACCGGCGGTTCGGGATCGGAGACGATATCCGACAAAAACGGCTATTTCGGCTTCATGTCGATCGCCCCCGGGCTCTATTCGGCCAGGGCCTGGAAAGATGGCGCCGGGGCGGCCGAGAAGCGCGGACTGATGGTCACGGACGCGTCGGACATCGATATCGAATTCGTCCTGGCGCCAGATGCCAGGGGAGCTTTGGAGAGCGCCGCCGCCAAAGCCGTCGATTTCTCGGCCGTCGGCGCCCAAACGACGATCACCGCCGATCAGATCGACCTCCTTCCCTCCGGGAACTCGCTTGGATCCCTCCTGGAGAACCAGGACCTCTCGGCCACCACGAACCGGATCGATGTAGGCGGACTCTGGGCGACGATGCCGTTCGTCTATGGTGCCCGGGGCGGCGTCTCCTGGACGCAAAACGTCGTCCTCCTCAACGGCATGGATGTCAGCGATCCCTATGAAGGCGGCCGGGCCCTCTGGCTTCCCGACGTCTTCAGCCTGGCTTCGATCGGACACGACAACGCCATCCTGCCCGTTCAGGCGACGACGCCGGGCGGTCAGCTGTCTCTGACGCCGCGCGCGGGAACCGCCGAATTCCATGCCGCTTTCCGCGCCTTCTACACCGACAAATCGCTGAGCGCCGACAACATCACCCCCGCCCTTCAAAGCGAAAACCTGTTCGAAACCAACACCTTCAGCCGGGCCAGCGAATACGATTTCCAGCTTTCGGGGCCTCTCTCAAGCCGCGGGGCGACCTTCTTCACGGCCTGGTCGGAGCGCTCCATCGGACGCAACGCGGCCGGATTTTCGCCCGAGGACCGGTCGTCCCTGCTGTCGGGATTGTTCACTGCGGCCATCCCGGCGGCCGGCAACGTCCTCAAGTTTGTCTGGGTCGGGCAATCCGCCGCCTATGATTCCTACGGCTCGGATCGGGATGTGGCCTGGGAAGCCACCTCCCGGCGCAAGGTCCTCTCCGGCATCCTGCAGGCGATCTACGAAACGCGCCCCGAAGGCCTCCACCACAGTCGTTTAGGGCTGAGCTGGGCGGTCTCCAAGACCACCGACGGGCTTCAGGCCGAAGCCGGCGGACAGCCCTGGCTGGACATTTTCACCCGGGCGGCGGGCCGCGCTCCCGCGTCTCTGCAAGACGGGCTTCGTCAGAAGCTCGTCCTATCCTACGAGGGGGCATCGCTCTTTCCCGGTCTCGGCGACACCGATCATCGGGTTGAATACGGGGCTCAGATTCGCTCGTCGTCCGCCTCCCTGACCACGACCGTCCCCCGGAACACGGTTCTTCGGTATTACGGCCCCCGGGCGGCCGAGGTCGCGGTGTCGTCGGGTCCGTTCGATTCGCGGCTCTCCTCATTGGAAGCCAACGTCTTCCTTCAGGACGCGATCACCCTCTCCGGGCTGATCACTCTCCGAATCGGCCTCAACGCCTCCGTCCTTTCGGCCGGCAACCGGACCGCGTCGGTCCACTGGATGTCCGTCTCGCCCCGGGCCGAGCTGACCATCCCGCTCTCCCTTCGCAAGACCTCGACGTTCAAGATCGCCTTGGCCCGTTATGATCTCCAGCTTCCACTGAACACGCTGCTCTGGGGCGATCCGGGCGCGCCCGGGGCCCTGGTCTATGCCTGGACCGATCCAAACGGAGACGGCCTCTACCAAGAATCCGAACGGGGCGCCCTGCTGCGGCGGGAGGGCCCGGCTTATTCCTCCATCGACCCCGACCTCCTTCGCCCGCGCCTCGACGAATTCGCCCTGACCTTCGTCCAGAATTTCGACAAAGGCTGGCGATTCACTTTAAGCGGCTTCCTGCGGCGGACCAACCGCCTGCTGGAGACGATCAACACAGGTGTCACGGCGGGCGACTATAGCTCCCTGACGATCTCCGACTTCGGCGACAACCGGATCCCCGGCGATGCCGACGATTTGACCTTCACCGTGTTCGATCGGCGCACCTCGGCCCTCGGACAGGATTTCTTCGTCTTGACCAACCCGGATCTGCAGACCCGCACCTCGACCTACCGGGGGCTGGACTTGACCCTGATCAAGGCCTGGGACGAACGCTTCCTGTTCTACCTCTCGATGACAGCCATGGAGATCGTCGGCACGACCGATCCCGGCAACACCGAGCTCGAGAATGACGACGGCATGATCGGTTCGCTCTACGACGACCCCAATGCCGCCATCAACGCCCGCGGCCGGATGCGCTTCGACCGGGCCTACACGATCCGGCTGGGCTTCAGCGCTCCGCTCCCCTTCGGGACACGCATCGGGCTGGTGGCCAAGTACTATGACGGCCAGCCCTTCGCCCGCAAGATCATCGTGGAAGGCTTATCTCAAGGCCTGCTGTACGTGCAGGCCCACCCCCGCGGCGTGGCCAGATACGAATTCAACATGACCGTGGACCTGCGGCTGGAGAAGTCCGTGATCGTGGGACGGAACGGCGTCCTGCGCTTCCTCGTCGACGCCTTCAACCTCTTTAACCAGAGCCTGGCCACCGAGGAAAACGAATGGACGAGCCCATCCTTCCCGCTGCGCTTCGCCTCGGAGATCCAGTCTCCGCGGGTGATCCGGGCCGGCATCCAGTTCTCGTTCTAA
- a CDS encoding NADH-quinone oxidoreductase subunit A, translated as MNALVVVFALFGLLGLILLSLNAVLGPRRTNPAKEMPFECGSPELQKGIRPFPIKFSLVAFLFLLLDVEAAFYFPWALVLRSIKGPALAAMSVYTAILAAGLAYAWAKGAFTWD; from the coding sequence ATGAATGCCCTCGTCGTCGTCTTCGCGCTGTTTGGTCTGCTCGGCCTCATTCTCCTTTCTCTTAACGCCGTACTTGGACCGCGCCGGACGAACCCGGCCAAGGAGATGCCGTTCGAGTGCGGCAGCCCCGAGCTCCAGAAGGGGATCCGCCCTTTCCCCATCAAGTTCAGCCTGGTCGCCTTCCTCTTTCTCCTGCTCGACGTCGAAGCGGCCTTTTATTTCCCGTGGGCTCTTGTCCTGCGCTCGATCAAGGGCCCGGCCCTGGCGGCCATGAGCGTCTACACCGCGATTTTGGCGGCCGGCCTGGCCTACGCCTGGGCCAAGGGCGCCTTCACTTGGGACTGA
- the nuoF gene encoding NADH-quinone oxidoreductase subunit NuoF, producing the protein MAEYEAGGGYQSARKALTSLTPEAVRDEVRKAALRGRGGAGFPAGAKWGFVPQDGAGPRYLCVNADEGEPGTFKDRRILTRTPHLLLEGIIIASYAVGVHTAFVYIRGEYEMIARRLEAAVAEAYACGCLGRRVLGSEFGLDVLVHRGAGAYVCGEETALLESLEGKRGWPRLKPPFPATIGLFRQPTVIQNVETLANLPRLMADGAAAFLALGRPKDGGTRLFGVSGTVVRPGLYERAVGTPLREIIFEDAGGLPPGRRLKAVIPGGLSSPLLLPDEINVAMDVDSLAAAGSMLGSAGIIVIADDTPIVTVLDRMASFYAHESCGQCTPCRLGTSWLAKIASRLAKGEGRPGDPAEIERVAGLVRGRTLCPLGDAAALPILALTRKFRTELDAAVAHPRPPEAPR; encoded by the coding sequence TTGGCCGAATACGAAGCCGGCGGCGGATACCAGTCGGCCCGCAAGGCGCTGACCTCCCTGACGCCGGAGGCCGTCCGGGACGAGGTCCGGAAAGCGGCTCTCCGGGGACGGGGCGGCGCCGGATTCCCGGCCGGCGCCAAATGGGGCTTCGTGCCCCAGGACGGGGCCGGACCGCGCTATCTCTGCGTTAACGCCGATGAGGGCGAGCCGGGGACTTTCAAAGACAGGCGCATCCTGACGCGCACCCCCCACCTTCTTCTAGAAGGAATCATCATCGCCTCCTACGCCGTCGGGGTGCATACCGCGTTCGTTTACATCCGGGGCGAATACGAGATGATCGCCCGCCGGCTCGAGGCGGCCGTGGCCGAGGCCTATGCCTGCGGCTGCCTGGGCCGTCGCGTCCTGGGCTCTGAATTCGGCCTGGATGTTCTCGTCCATCGCGGCGCCGGAGCCTATGTCTGCGGCGAAGAGACGGCGCTCCTGGAGTCTCTCGAAGGCAAGCGCGGCTGGCCGAGGCTCAAGCCTCCCTTTCCCGCCACGATCGGGCTGTTCCGCCAGCCGACCGTGATTCAAAACGTCGAAACGCTGGCCAATTTGCCTCGTCTGATGGCGGACGGCGCGGCGGCGTTCCTTGCCCTGGGCCGGCCCAAGGACGGAGGGACCCGCCTGTTCGGCGTTAGCGGAACGGTCGTCCGGCCCGGGCTGTATGAACGGGCGGTCGGGACCCCCCTGCGGGAGATCATTTTCGAAGACGCCGGAGGGCTTCCCCCGGGCCGCCGCTTGAAAGCGGTCATCCCCGGTGGGTTGTCTTCGCCCCTTCTTCTCCCGGACGAAATCAACGTTGCCATGGATGTCGATTCCCTGGCCGCGGCAGGCTCCATGCTCGGATCGGCCGGGATCATCGTCATCGCCGACGACACGCCGATCGTGACCGTGCTGGATCGCATGGCCTCGTTCTACGCCCACGAATCGTGCGGCCAATGCACGCCTTGCCGCCTGGGAACCTCCTGGCTGGCCAAGATCGCATCCCGTCTGGCCAAAGGGGAAGGCCGGCCGGGCGATCCGGCGGAGATCGAGCGCGTGGCAGGCCTCGTCCGCGGCCGGACGCTCTGCCCGCTGGGGGACGCGGCGGCTTTGCCGATCCTGGCCCTGACCCGCAAGTT
- a CDS encoding NADH-quinone oxidoreductase subunit C, translating into MEEEKTLDALRDACPGAILEAGLSLGDAVAVIRPEDLPAVAAFLRDGPPRMAMLLDLTCVDRPDESGRFEMVYHFLSLETYARVRIKARLPAVNPEIASLTGLWKNADWLEREVFDLFGICFADHPNLSRLLLYDGFEGHPLRKDYPLRRRQPRIPPRQDGPGS; encoded by the coding sequence ATGGAAGAAGAAAAAACCCTAGACGCGCTGCGGGACGCCTGCCCGGGCGCGATCCTGGAGGCGGGGCTGTCGCTGGGCGACGCTGTCGCCGTGATCCGTCCCGAAGACCTTCCGGCCGTGGCCGCCTTCCTGCGCGACGGACCGCCGCGGATGGCGATGCTCCTCGACCTGACCTGCGTCGACCGCCCGGACGAGTCCGGGCGGTTCGAGATGGTTTACCATTTTTTAAGCTTGGAGACTTACGCCCGGGTGCGGATCAAGGCTCGCCTGCCGGCCGTGAATCCGGAGATCGCCTCCCTGACCGGGCTGTGGAAGAACGCCGACTGGCTGGAGCGCGAGGTCTTCGATCTGTTCGGGATCTGCTTTGCGGACCATCCGAATCTCAGCCGGCTGTTGCTCTACGACGGCTTCGAAGGCCACCCGCTGCGAAAAGATTACCCCCTGCGGCGGAGGCAGCCGCGGATTCCGCCCCGCCAGGACGGGCCCGGCTCATGA
- the nuoB gene encoding NADH-quinone oxidoreductase subunit NuoB, whose protein sequence is MSGNFITTSFNAMLGWGRKYSLFHYPFVTACCGMEYMSAACSHFDIDRFGAGWTRFSPRQSDLLLVVGTISQKLAPVLKTVYDQMTEPKWVIAFGACAASGGIYDNYAVVQGIDRIIPVDIYIPGCPPRPEMVLDALLKLQDKIQHLEPDWRWKKKKP, encoded by the coding sequence ATGTCCGGGAACTTCATCACGACCAGCTTCAACGCCATGCTGGGCTGGGGCCGCAAGTACAGCCTCTTTCACTATCCCTTTGTCACCGCCTGCTGCGGCATGGAGTACATGTCCGCCGCCTGCTCCCACTTCGACATCGACCGGTTCGGCGCCGGTTGGACGCGTTTCTCGCCCCGCCAATCCGACCTGTTGCTGGTCGTCGGCACGATTTCGCAGAAATTAGCCCCTGTCCTCAAGACCGTTTACGATCAGATGACCGAGCCCAAGTGGGTCATCGCCTTCGGCGCCTGCGCCGCGAGCGGCGGCATCTATGACAATTACGCCGTCGTCCAAGGCATCGACCGGATCATCCCCGTGGATATCTACATCCCCGGCTGTCCGCCGCGGCCGGAAATGGTCCTGGACGCCCTCCTCAAGCTGCAAGACAAGATCCAACACTTGGAACCGGATTGGCGATGGAAGAAGAAAAAACCCTAG
- the lpdA gene encoding dihydrolipoyl dehydrogenase, with amino-acid sequence METLKKDIAIIGGGPGGYVAAIRAAQLGRSVVLFERDRVGGTCMNWGCIPTKHLLHQTKVFQEVRRSKTLTGPLAQIGCNWIKVQEEKRKVVDRLVRGVEFLLQHGGIEVVAGEAILADERTVLARTGEGEKKYEAGSIILASGSRAANLPFLAADGTDVVTSTEALAFEAPPKSLLVVGAGAIGLEMGTIYARLGTEVTVLEILPQILPGSDRELAGRLELLLKRQGVKVLTQMRIESHRRADGRSILAGTCLKNQTPFEFQAERVLLAAGRKPNSESLFTGAPFLPLSRQGYLETDETLRTIVPGVFAIGDLIGGKLLAHKASHEGLAAAANAAGGRETVRYDALPMAVFTDPEFASVGLTEEEARSRTDHVRIGVFSFQANGRALTMDCAEGQVKIVAGPDDRILGAHILGPCASDLLAELTLAMTRGLTAAEVAGSIHIHPTLSEAVMEAALKVGGVAIHAVN; translated from the coding sequence ATGGAAACGCTCAAGAAAGACATCGCCATCATCGGCGGCGGGCCCGGCGGCTATGTCGCCGCCATCCGGGCCGCCCAGCTCGGCCGGAGCGTCGTCCTTTTCGAGCGCGATCGCGTCGGCGGGACCTGCATGAACTGGGGCTGCATCCCGACCAAGCATCTGCTCCATCAGACCAAGGTTTTTCAGGAGGTCCGCCGCAGCAAGACCCTGACCGGACCCCTCGCCCAGATCGGCTGCAACTGGATCAAGGTCCAGGAGGAGAAGCGCAAAGTCGTCGACCGTCTCGTCCGGGGCGTGGAATTCCTGCTGCAGCACGGCGGCATCGAGGTGGTGGCGGGGGAGGCGATCCTTGCGGATGAGCGGACCGTTCTGGCCCGGACCGGTGAAGGGGAGAAAAAATATGAAGCCGGTTCGATCATCCTGGCCTCCGGAAGCCGGGCCGCGAACCTGCCTTTCCTGGCCGCGGACGGAACCGACGTCGTCACCAGTACGGAAGCGCTGGCCTTCGAAGCGCCCCCCAAGTCGCTGCTCGTCGTCGGGGCCGGGGCGATCGGCCTGGAGATGGGCACGATCTACGCCCGTCTGGGCACCGAAGTCACGGTGTTGGAGATTCTGCCCCAGATCCTGCCGGGAAGCGACCGCGAGCTGGCCGGCCGTCTGGAGCTGCTCCTCAAGCGACAGGGGGTCAAAGTCCTCACCCAAATGCGAATCGAATCCCACCGGCGGGCTGACGGCCGCTCTATTCTGGCCGGAACCTGCCTCAAGAATCAGACCCCGTTCGAGTTCCAAGCCGAGCGGGTCCTGCTGGCGGCGGGCCGCAAGCCCAATTCCGAATCCTTGTTCACCGGGGCGCCGTTCCTTCCGCTCAGCCGCCAGGGATACCTGGAGACCGACGAGACCCTTCGCACCATCGTGCCGGGCGTCTTCGCCATCGGGGACCTCATCGGCGGCAAGCTCTTGGCCCATAAGGCCTCGCACGAAGGGCTGGCGGCAGCCGCCAACGCCGCCGGCGGCCGCGAGACGGTCCGCTATGACGCGCTGCCGATGGCCGTCTTCACCGATCCCGAATTCGCCTCGGTCGGACTGACGGAGGAGGAGGCCCGATCCCGGACCGACCACGTTCGTATCGGAGTCTTCTCTTTCCAGGCCAACGGGCGGGCCCTGACCATGGACTGCGCCGAAGGGCAGGTCAAGATCGTGGCTGGGCCCGACGACCGGATCCTCGGCGCCCATATCCTGGGTCCCTGCGCCAGCGACCTGCTGGCGGAGCTGACCCTGGCCATGACTCGCGGGCTGACCGCGGCCGAGGTGGCCGGCTCCATCCATATCCACCCGACCCTGTCCGAGGCGGTCATGGAGGCCGCCCTCAAGGTCGGAGGAGTCGCCATCCACGCCGTCAATTGA
- the nuoE gene encoding NADH-quinone oxidoreductase subunit NuoE — MSGPLSDALRAGIAGLAERYPTREAALLPALHRIQEEMGWIPPAAEVEVAGMLGLRPIQVREAVTFYTMFRRRPSGRHHLQVCRNLSCTLRGGDVLLDHLRARLGIVPGETTPDGRFTLSVVECLGNCENSPCLMIDFEEHGRLDLEAVDGLLEGLD, encoded by the coding sequence ATGAGCGGGCCGTTGTCCGACGCGCTCCGGGCCGGCATCGCCGGCCTGGCCGAACGCTATCCGACCCGCGAGGCGGCGCTGCTGCCGGCCCTGCACCGGATCCAAGAAGAGATGGGGTGGATTCCGCCCGCGGCGGAGGTCGAGGTGGCCGGGATGCTGGGGCTCCGCCCCATCCAAGTCCGCGAGGCGGTCACGTTCTACACAATGTTCCGCCGCCGGCCGTCCGGGCGCCACCATCTCCAGGTTTGCCGTAACTTGAGCTGCACGCTGCGCGGAGGGGACGTCCTGCTGGATCATCTCCGCGCCCGCCTGGGCATCGTGCCCGGCGAGACGACGCCGGATGGCCGCTTCACCCTGAGCGTGGTCGAATGCCTGGGCAACTGCGAGAACTCGCCCTGCCTGATGATCGATTTCGAGGAGCACGGCCGCCTCGATCTTGAGGCCGTCGACGGACTGCTCGAGGGATTGGACTAA
- a CDS encoding NADH-quinone oxidoreductase subunit D — protein sequence MTTRLERQAGPESLLLNMGPSHPAMHGTIRIMLELDGERILASEVEIGFLHRGFEKTCESKTFFNLLIYTDRLNYVSPLINNLGYVLAVEKLLGLEIPERARYIRVLMSELSRVSDHLTCLAAMAMESGAFTVFLYMMKAREFLWDVIERTTGARMTTSYIRIGGVRAELADGFAADTRTAVKETRKVLKDVRGLLDRNPIFLARTRDVGVMSRENALAYGWTGPCLRSTGLAYDVRKARPYLVYDRLAFDVPVGERGDNFDRYKVRMLEMEQSLRLIEQCGDWLERHPGPAVPADGRAMVPAEAIREARRRKPEGRIILSPNLEGSEKERLESLYACAPGVVPPAKEDAYASMAGLIGHFQYFMTGHGLRPPKGEVYASVEGGNGELGYYIVSDGGDRPYRLHLRAPCLHIVSALEELIRGRLLADIIPTFGSMNMIGGELDR from the coding sequence ATGACCACGCGCCTCGAGCGCCAGGCCGGGCCGGAGAGCCTCCTGCTCAACATGGGGCCCTCCCATCCGGCCATGCACGGCACGATCCGGATCATGCTCGAGCTGGACGGCGAGAGGATTCTGGCCTCCGAGGTCGAGATCGGCTTCCTGCATCGCGGCTTCGAGAAGACCTGCGAGAGCAAAACCTTCTTCAACCTGCTCATCTATACCGACCGCCTGAACTATGTCTCTCCCCTGATCAACAACCTCGGCTATGTCCTGGCCGTGGAGAAGCTCCTTGGGCTGGAGATTCCCGAGCGGGCCCGCTATATCCGCGTCTTGATGAGCGAACTGTCGCGCGTCTCCGACCACCTGACCTGTCTGGCCGCGATGGCCATGGAAAGCGGCGCCTTCACCGTCTTCCTTTACATGATGAAGGCCCGCGAGTTTCTCTGGGACGTGATCGAGCGGACGACCGGCGCTCGCATGACCACCTCCTATATCCGGATCGGCGGCGTCCGGGCCGAACTGGCCGACGGATTCGCGGCCGATACCCGGACGGCGGTCAAGGAAACCCGCAAGGTCCTTAAGGACGTCCGCGGCCTGCTCGACCGCAACCCGATCTTCCTGGCCCGGACCCGGGACGTGGGCGTGATGAGCCGGGAAAACGCCCTAGCCTACGGCTGGACGGGTCCTTGTCTCCGCTCGACGGGCCTCGCCTACGACGTCCGCAAGGCCCGGCCCTACCTCGTCTACGACCGCCTGGCCTTCGATGTGCCGGTGGGGGAGAGGGGGGACAACTTCGACCGCTACAAAGTCCGCATGCTGGAAATGGAGCAGAGCCTGCGGCTGATCGAACAGTGCGGCGACTGGCTGGAGAGGCATCCCGGCCCGGCCGTCCCCGCGGACGGGCGGGCCATGGTGCCGGCCGAAGCCATCCGGGAGGCGAGGAGGCGAAAGCCCGAAGGCCGGATCATCCTCTCGCCGAACCTCGAAGGATCCGAGAAGGAGCGGCTCGAGAGTCTTTATGCCTGCGCTCCCGGCGTCGTCCCTCCGGCCAAGGAGGACGCTTACGCGTCCATGGCCGGCCTGATCGGCCACTTTCAGTATTTCATGACGGGGCACGGCCTGCGCCCGCCCAAGGGCGAGGTCTACGCCTCGGTCGAGGGCGGCAACGGCGAGCTCGGCTATTATATCGTCTCCGACGGCGGGGATCGTCCCTACCGGCTTCACCTGCGGGCGCCTTGCCTCCACATTGTTTCGGCCCTGGAAGAGTTGATCCGCGGCCGCCTGCTCGCCGACATCATCCCGACCTTCGGATCAATGAATATGATCGGCGGGGAGCTGGATCGATGA